The window CTGCTTGTGGTCCCGTGGATGAGTATTGGCGTTGTTGAACGTTGACGTTGAATGCTTGGTCTGCCTTTGTTGTCTGTACTGAATGTTTGGATGTTCCCTGAGTGAACATACTTCAGAAGTGAATACAAGTCTTGGACTGAATCCCAAGCACAAATTCTGAGTGTCTGAATCCCACTTCCCTGCACATTGTATGGCAGTGATTTAGATGTGAAAATAGACCTTTTGAGCAAAAGAGGCCCTTAAATAGCGTCCACACAAATTCCAGCAACTACCGTGAACTTTCCCCGGATGAATATTCTTAAATATAGAAACTTCGTGTTGAATAGTCTTGGAATGTCGACACTTGCACAGTAACCACACAAATTAAGAGGAGCTGGCTTATCCATATGTAGTCTGTACTATCCCATTCCTATCTATAAAGAGTCTAGCTAGCCACTCATCCCGCCATCACAAAAGGAAAGGAAGCATTTTTACACCCAAAAACCCAGCTGCTCAGTGCGAGCTATGGACCACGCAACAGGTGCCATGGGGAGCCTGATCCTCAAGCTCGGCGAACTCCTCAAGGAGGAGTACAAACTGCAGACTAGAGTCAAGGAAGACGTCAAAGATCTCAATAGAGAGCTGGAGAGCATGCAAGTTGCCCTCCGCAAGGTTGGGGACGTGCCACGGGACCAGCTCGATGAGCAAGTCAAGCTCTGGGCAAACGAGGTCAGAGACCTTTCATACAAAATAGAAGATATCATCGATAAGTACCTGGTGCAGGTCATGGGCACCAAACCTGCCGTCAAGCCGCGCAAGCTCAAACGGCTCAAGAAGAAGATGAGTGACTTGTTCACTGAGTTCATGGCACGCCATGCCATCGGCGCCGATATTAAAGAGATCAAAGCTCGTGTCGAGAAGGTGGCTGCCCGGCGTGACCGGTACAAGGTCAATGATGCGGTTCCTAATCTAGCTGGCCCACTCATGGTTGACCCTCGCCTATCGGCTCTGTACAAGGACCGGAAAGAGCTTGTTGGCATTGATGATTCATTGAATGAGCTAACAAAGAAGTTGAGTAACGAGGACGGTGATGTGTCCAAGCAACTCCAGATACTCTCTGTTTTTGGATTCGGAGGCCTTGGCAAGACAACTCTTGCCAAAGCATTGTACGATAAGTGCCAAGCACAGTTTGATTGCAGTGCTTTTGTTCCAGTAGGACGGAACCCTA is drawn from Triticum dicoccoides isolate Atlit2015 ecotype Zavitan chromosome 4A, WEW_v2.0, whole genome shotgun sequence and contains these coding sequences:
- the LOC119288417 gene encoding disease resistance protein Pik-2-like; this encodes MDHATGAMGSLILKLGELLKEEYKLQTRVKEDVKDLNRELESMQVALRKVGDVPRDQLDEQVKLWANEVRDLSYKIEDIIDKYLVQVMGTKPAVKPRKLKRLKKKMSDLFTEFMARHAIGADIKEIKARVEKVAARRDRYKVNDAVPNLAGPLMVDPRLSALYKDRKELVGIDDSLNELTKKLSNEDGDVSKQLQILSVFGFGGLGKTTLAKALYDKCQAQFDCSAFVPVGRNPSMKKLLNHILFELVGQKNLELDERELINELRGLLENKRYPPYYVISNS